GCGCCGAGTAGGTGGAGTACTGCTCGCTGCGGGTGCCCTGGCCCTGAGCAAGCCCCAGTGGTTGGAGCAATTGTCGCCCTCGGGCTGGACTCTGGGTATTGCGGCTCTGGTATTGCTGCTCTGGCCTTAAGTTCAGGCTTACCGGACTTCGCTGGTATCGGGCCAGCCTACACTTGGAATTCTGAAGGAAGGGACATTGACTCAAGCAAAAGCGACAACCGGTTTCCTCGATCAGGTCAGCTGGAACAGTGATGGGTTGGTGCCCGCCATTGCCCAGGACTTTAAAAGTGGGCGGGTGTTGATGATGGCGTGGATGAACCGCGAATCCCTGGCCCTTACCGCCAGTGAGGGCTATGCGGTTTACTGGTCGCGCTCGCGCAAAAACCTGTGGCGCAAGGGGGAGTCCTCCGGTTTCCTGCAAAAAGTACGCGAGATACGCCTGGATTGTGATGGGGATACGGTACTGGTATTAGTGGAACAGGAGGGTGGTATTGCCTGCCACACTGGACGCAGTAGCTGCTTTTACAACCTCTTGCAGGACGATGAATGGCAGGTGAACCAGCCTGTGATTCAAGATCCAGAAGCCATCTATAAGTGAGTTCCAGACTATGAGCGACCTGTTGCAGCAACTTGACGCCGTATTGGAAAGCCGCAAGCACGTATCTGATGCGGATAAGTCCTATGTGGCCAGTTTGCATAAGAAGGGCTTGAATAAAATCCTGGAAAAGGTTGGCGAAGAAGCTACAGAAACTATCCTCGCTGCGAAAGATGCACAGTCCAGCGGTGACAATAAGGATATGATCGCTGAAACGGCGGATCTGTGGTTCCACTCGTTGGTAATGCTTTCACACCTGGGTGCGGATTCGCAGGATGTGCTTCACGAACTGGCCCGACGTTTCGGCCTTTCAGGACACGAGGAAAAGGCGGCGCGCTCCAAGGAGCACTGAGAAGATTGGATAGATTATCTGGAGGCCCTTGGTGTTGAGAAGGGTTTCCAGTGAATTACATTTACCCCTGATGGCCGGTGAGCGCGCAGCGTCCGGCTATCGCATTAAATGACATGGAGACAATTATGGGATTCGGTGGAATTAGCATCTGGCAACTGTTGATTATTCTGGTCATTGTCCTTCTGCTGTTCGGCACCAAGCGCTTGAAGAACCTTGGTGGTGATCTCGGTGGGGCCATTAAGGGCTTCCGTAAGGCGATCAAGGATGAGAACAAGGATAAAGAAAAAGATAAGGAAGCTGGCGAGGATAAAGATCCCGAGCGCCTGCAGCACGATGAGGATGAAAAGCCTGAGCAGGGCAGTACCGCCAAGGAAAAAGATAAGCAATCCCAAGACAAGTAATTCGGCAACCGTTAACGCGAGTAATGCTCCGTGTTTGATATTGGCTTTTTTGAACTGCTATTGGTCGCTGTTGTGGGCCTGCTCGTAGTCGGGCCCGAGCGCCTGCCCGATGCCATCCGTACCACAGCGCGTTGGTGGTCCGGCTTAAAGCGTACTTTGCACAGCGCCCGCGAGGAGCTGGAAAAGGAAGTGGGCGCAGATGATATTCGTCGGGAATTACATAATGAGCGAATCCTGAAAGAGATTGAGGAGAGTCGCCGGGAAATGGAGCGCACCTTTACTGAGGCCAACCGGGAGGTGAACGAGTCCATACAGAAAGTGACAGAGGAAAAAACCTCTGTAAATTTGCCTAGCGAAGAAGCTGTGGCTAAAGAACCGGAAGGAAAAGCGTCACCAGAACACCCTGAGGCCGCGAAACATCCTCGTGCGGAAAAAGAGGATTACTTACCGGAACAGGATGAAAGCGTGGAGGAGTTGCAAGATCCCGAGTATCCCGAACACTGGCATGATTTCGGCGACCCGGAGATAAACCCCGACCACCCGGAAAACGTCGAACTGGATGAAGAAGAAAAAGTATCGCAACAAGAAAAAGATAAGCAGCCATGAGCGATCAAGCAAAAGACAGTCACCAGCCGTTTATTGATCACCTGATTGAGTTACGCGATCGCCTGCTACGCACCCTGCTGGTTGTTGTGGTTTTTTTCGCCTGCCTCGTGCCTTTTGCCTCGGACATCTACAATTTTATTGCCAATCCCCTGCAGGAGAGATTAGTAGGAGATGCGGGGATGATTGCCACTGAGGTTACATCGACTTTCCTCACCCCGTTTAAAACCACGTTTATAGTATCTTTCTTTATCGCAATTCCTTTCGTGCTGTACCAGGCTTGGGCATTTATCGCCCCAGGTTTGTATAAAAATGAAAAACGTATTGCAGTACCGATTCTGATCACCAGCGTTTTTCTTTTTTACGCGGGAGTTGCTTTCGCTTATTTTGTGGTATTCCCCATCCTTTTTGATTTTTTTGTCGGCACGGCCCACGAAGACATCAAGGTGATGCCGGATATGCGCAGCTATCTGGATCTGGTGCTGAAGCTGTTCTTTGCTTTTGGTTTCGCCTTTGAAATTCCTATCGCCACAGTGCTGCTGATCTGGAGTGGCGCGGTGGATGCTAAAACCCTGGCAAGTAAGCGACCCTATGTCATTGTGGGATGCTTCCTTATTGGTATGCTGCTTACACCACCGGATGTTATTTCCCAGTCACTGCTGGCTTTACCCATGTGGTTGTTGTTTGAGGTGGGTATTTTATTTGGACGTTGGATAAAAAGGGGGTCCAATAAAGAGCAGGCAGAATAGCCTTGTTGTGGCTGCGTAGAGTAAAAAGCAAAGCTCTGAGCCGTAAAATGCCCCAGCAGTCGAAACCACCGGGGCAATAGCCCTGTTGTTTTACCTGCCCTGTTTCCAACTGTAACCCTGTGCTCTCAATACAAGAGTTATGCGGAGATATGGGCAGTCTGCGTTCCATGCAAGAATAAGCTGATCGACCCCGGTTTTTGTGCCACTACTAGCAAGCCCCCATCGCGACAAAAACTGGGCGGTCAGCTCGGAAAACTGACGATTTTTCAGAGCTTACCCTGAAGTATGCCCCGTTAAACCGCCTAATAGCCGAAACACTGCACGGCTTAAATATAATAACCCTGAGATCCTGGACCTCAGCGGGACACAGCAGCCCCAGCTGGCTTGTTCCCTTGGGAAGTTGCCATCTGTTTTTTCCTTTCCTGCTCTGCCACCGCCTTTTCCACATTGTTGCGAATCAGGCGATAAAAATAGAATGCCATCAGGAAAATAAACCCGATTACGGCCAGGCTGAGCAAGCCAGAAAAGCTGGTAAATAGGTCAATCAAGGCATCCATCTCTCTCTCCTGTACGTCAATGCTTCAGCTATGCAGTTTATGGAGCTGAAAAACAAGACACTTGACTTAAATCAAGCGGAGTTTAGTTAACCCCTTAGAGGGTCACTGAAATGCCACTCCTAAAGTCAGGCAGGCTATTGCGGCGCCAAGTAGCTGGTATAACTCCTTTTCCTCACGCCAGCGAGGCAGGAGTAAAAACAGTGCCAGTGGTGGTAGAAACAGAGCGAGGAATCCTGCGAAGGCTCCATCGGAAAAGCAAACACACAGGAGCCGCAACCAAGCAATGGCGGTAAAAGCCAGGGCAAATACCATCAAAATTGCGCTAACTGGCAACATGCTATAACCCATTGAAGCTTGTGGCGGAGACTGGGTACATTCACGGGCGCGCCATTCCATGAAAAGGAAAATAGGACAAAAGTGTATATCAGCATTGGAGCCTTGAAGACTGTAATAAGCCCAAATAAGAAGCATATTTGGCTGCTAGTCACCACACTATTCCTCAGTGGCTGCGAGACGGTTGGGTACTACGCCCAAGCCGCAGCTGGTCAGTGGCGGATTCTTTCTGCGCGGCAGCCTATTGAAAAAGTGGTACAGGAGCCTGGCACTGGTGAGAAACTACGTCGACAGTTAATGTTAGTGCAGGAGATACGGGCCTATGCTGCCCAGCTGCTGAGCTTGCCGGTAGGCA
This DNA window, taken from Microbulbifer sp. GL-2, encodes the following:
- the hisI gene encoding phosphoribosyl-AMP cyclohydrolase, with protein sequence MTQAKATTGFLDQVSWNSDGLVPAIAQDFKSGRVLMMAWMNRESLALTASEGYAVYWSRSRKNLWRKGESSGFLQKVREIRLDCDGDTVLVLVEQEGGIACHTGRSSCFYNLLQDDEWQVNQPVIQDPEAIYK
- a CDS encoding phosphoribosyl-ATP diphosphatase produces the protein MSDLLQQLDAVLESRKHVSDADKSYVASLHKKGLNKILEKVGEEATETILAAKDAQSSGDNKDMIAETADLWFHSLVMLSHLGADSQDVLHELARRFGLSGHEEKAARSKEH
- the tatA gene encoding Sec-independent protein translocase subunit TatA; this encodes MGFGGISIWQLLIILVIVLLLFGTKRLKNLGGDLGGAIKGFRKAIKDENKDKEKDKEAGEDKDPERLQHDEDEKPEQGSTAKEKDKQSQDK
- the tatB gene encoding Sec-independent protein translocase protein TatB produces the protein MFDIGFFELLLVAVVGLLVVGPERLPDAIRTTARWWSGLKRTLHSAREELEKEVGADDIRRELHNERILKEIEESRREMERTFTEANREVNESIQKVTEEKTSVNLPSEEAVAKEPEGKASPEHPEAAKHPRAEKEDYLPEQDESVEELQDPEYPEHWHDFGDPEINPDHPENVELDEEEKVSQQEKDKQP
- the tatC gene encoding twin-arginine translocase subunit TatC, producing the protein MSDQAKDSHQPFIDHLIELRDRLLRTLLVVVVFFACLVPFASDIYNFIANPLQERLVGDAGMIATEVTSTFLTPFKTTFIVSFFIAIPFVLYQAWAFIAPGLYKNEKRIAVPILITSVFLFYAGVAFAYFVVFPILFDFFVGTAHEDIKVMPDMRSYLDLVLKLFFAFGFAFEIPIATVLLIWSGAVDAKTLASKRPYVIVGCFLIGMLLTPPDVISQSLLALPMWLLFEVGILFGRWIKRGSNKEQAE
- a CDS encoding DUF3149 domain-containing protein — its product is MDALIDLFTSFSGLLSLAVIGFIFLMAFYFYRLIRNNVEKAVAEQERKKQMATSQGNKPAGAAVSR